The following are encoded in a window of Pseudomonas sp. JQ170C genomic DNA:
- a CDS encoding prepilin-type N-terminal cleavage/methylation domain-containing protein — MKRSMAGFSLIEVMLTLALLGLLASIAAPLTETLVRRGKEQELKTALYQIRDAIDAYKRAFDAGYIEKSLNATGYPPNLQVLVDGVRDVRSAKGAKFYFLRRIPRDPLVAAKRDDEGGWGLRTYESSAQNPREGEDVFDVYSRARGKGLNGIAYGQW; from the coding sequence ATGAAACGGTCAATGGCAGGATTCAGCCTGATTGAAGTGATGCTGACCCTGGCCCTGCTCGGGTTGCTGGCTTCGATTGCCGCACCGCTGACCGAAACCCTGGTTCGCCGGGGCAAGGAACAGGAGCTCAAGACCGCCCTGTACCAGATCCGCGACGCCATCGACGCCTACAAGCGCGCCTTTGACGCCGGCTACATCGAGAAGTCGCTCAACGCCACCGGCTACCCGCCGAACCTGCAGGTGCTGGTCGATGGCGTGAGGGATGTGCGCAGCGCCAAGGGTGCCAAGTTCTACTTCCTGCGGCGCATTCCCCGTGACCCATTGGTTGCCGCCAAACGCGACGACGAAGGCGGCTGGGGCCTGCGCACCTACGAAAGCTCCGCCCAGAACCCGCGCGAAGGGGAGGATGTCTTCGACGTCTATTCCCGGGCGCGGGGCAAGGGCCTCAACGGCATCGCCTACGGGCAGTGGTGA